A region from the Dehalococcoidales bacterium genome encodes:
- a CDS encoding CvpA family protein, which produces MNWLDIVLLVLLFIPTFIGLRKGLIKTAISLVSLTIGIVLAGRFHGSLSGIFGFTNNETVANALAFVLIIAIVYVIGLLIAKLLKFVVKTLLIGWVDHLGGALFGLLSGFLVLGAILAVIAKFTGGVIIGESFMAKIMLDYFPIVMGLLPEDFQAIKEFFQV; this is translated from the coding sequence ATGAATTGGCTGGATATTGTACTTTTAGTTTTGCTGTTTATCCCCACGTTTATCGGTTTAAGAAAAGGGCTGATTAAAACTGCAATTTCGCTTGTCAGTTTAACAATCGGTATCGTACTTGCGGGGCGTTTTCATGGTTCACTTTCGGGGATATTCGGTTTTACCAATAACGAAACGGTCGCCAATGCATTGGCCTTTGTGCTGATTATAGCAATTGTTTATGTTATCGGGCTGCTTATCGCTAAACTGCTGAAGTTTGTTGTCAAAACACTGCTTATCGGCTGGGTTGACCATTTAGGCGGCGCCTTATTCGGGCTGTTATCCGGTTTTTTGGTACTGGGGGCGATTCTGGCTGTTATTGCAAAATTCACCGGAGGCGTCATAATCGGTGAATCTTTTATGGCCAAAATTATGCTTGATTATTTTCCGATTGTCATGGGGCTGCTCCCGGAGGACTTTCAAGCCATCAAGGAATTCTTTCAGGTATAG
- the proC gene encoding pyrroline-5-carboxylate reductase, with product MKIALIGCGNMGQAILSAIVSKRITLPEKIYVSEINKEYRESVSKKFGVYTTDNNLDVIEKGEVVILAVKPQNLAETASQISGKLCDGQLVISIIAGKCLKTLQNSLKHKAVVRAMPNTPAQLGYGMTVWTALEDVTDKQSALAKNILSALGKELYVADEDSIDIATAISGSGPAYVFLFMESLIDAAERIGFSREQAHQIVMQLMIGSVKYADNSDKPLDKLREAVTSPGGTTAAALTVFANGNFKGLVEEAVVAAYKRAKELGG from the coding sequence ATGAAAATAGCTTTGATAGGCTGCGGCAATATGGGACAGGCAATCCTTTCGGCAATAGTTTCAAAAAGGATAACCTTACCCGAAAAAATCTATGTCAGCGAAATAAACAAAGAATACCGTGAATCGGTTAGTAAAAAATTCGGGGTTTATACGACCGACAATAACCTTGATGTTATCGAAAAAGGGGAGGTTGTAATCCTTGCCGTTAAACCGCAAAACTTAGCCGAGACGGCGTCTCAAATCAGCGGCAAGTTATGCGACGGACAACTGGTTATTTCGATTATTGCCGGAAAATGCCTAAAAACCCTTCAAAACAGCCTTAAACACAAAGCCGTAGTGCGCGCAATGCCCAATACCCCCGCCCAATTGGGTTATGGGATGACAGTGTGGACCGCCTTGGAAGATGTTACCGATAAACAATCGGCGCTGGCAAAAAACATTCTCAGCGCTTTGGGGAAAGAACTTTACGTTGCCGACGAAGACAGCATTGATATAGCAACAGCTATAAGCGGCAGCGGACCGGCTTATGTTTTTCTTTTTATGGAATCGCTGATAGATGCCGCCGAACGGATAGGGTTTTCACGTGAACAAGCCCATCAAATTGTAATGCAATTAATGATCGGTTCCGTAAAATACGCCGATAATTCCGATAAGCCGCTGGACAAACTGCGGGAAGCGGTAACCTCTCCCGGCGGAACCACGGCAGCAGCGTTAACCGTATTTGCCAACGGTAATTTCAAAGGGCTGGTCGAAGAAGCGGTTGTTGCCGCTTATAAAAGAGCCAAAGAATTGGGAGGATAA